The following DNA comes from Halobacteriovorax sp. HLS.
CTACCTGCTGTGACTACTTATGCTTCAGCTAATCCAACTCACTTAGTAAGTATGTTCTTTGAGCAAATAGGTATCTCAAGTGGTATAACTTCAACACAGATGCATGATGATACTATCGTAGTGAATCAGAACTTGCTTGACGATGGTAATAATGCTGCCAATACAGGTGGTTATGCTTCATTGGCAACTGGTGGAAGCTTTTTGAAAGGAAATGGCTCGGGTACTTATCATCTAGAGTTGATCCCAACTGTTGATCCTGTAAGAAATAAGGCCGTAGATATTGGTTTTAGATGTGTTGCGCCAGTCCCTGTTGCAGACTATATCGAATAGTAAAAACTCAAATTCTCTACTTTTAATTACTACTCCCATGCGGTAGAATTTTTGTAAAGTTCTACCTATGGAGGGTGAGATGGGAATCTTTTTTAATAAACAAAGAGAAAAAAGTCCTGTTGGTAAAGGCAAAGTCATTAGTTTTCTTAACCAAAAAGGTGGTGTAGGAAAAACGACAATGGCCTTCAATACTGCACATGCTTTGGCCCAAGGTGGCGCTAAAGTACTTTGCATAGATATGGACCCACAATCAAACTTAAGTTATCTCTTCAATATTGATGTTAATGAAACAGGTGCAACAAGCATTTTTCAACTCTTAATAAACTCAGTAAGAGAGTTAAAACCTCTACATAGGGCCGCCATCTGGACTGATGTACTCTGTAGAGAAGGTGATATTGATATATTACCCGCCGGTCAGGAGCTTTCAGGGCTAGAGTTAACGGTTGCTGGAATAAATGGAGCAAGACAGCTTATTCTAAAAAAGTTTATTGAACTAAATTCTTTAAAAACGGTCTACGACTACATAATTATAGATGGTCCACCAACTCTTGGGCTCATTGTTGTTAATATTCTCTGTGCAAGTGATGGGGCGATAGTTCCATTTAGGCCTGATGACTTTTCTAGAAAAGGACTCAATCACTTTTATGAAGTTTTAGAGGATATTTCAGATATGGGCGTTTCGCAGATTCCTGAGGTTCTTGCTCATATTCCAAACTTAGTTGATAGTAGACGTAAACAAGAAAGCGATGATCTTTTAAAGATCAAGAACTCTCTTGACGAACACTTTGGTGGACAAGCAGTTGTCACGGCACCTTTTCTAAATAAAGCACAATTGGTTAAGAGTCAGTCTCAAAAGAAGTCTGTTTATGACTATGCTTCAAAAGAGTTTTTACCATTGCAAGGTCAGTTTAATGATATGGCCCAAATAATAAAAGATTGGTCTAAGGAGAGTCATAGTGAGCACTAAAAAATCAAACCCTCTTTATCATGTCTCTAACGATGGTAAGGATGTAGAGTCAGTTGATGGAGTCTTAGAGCTAATTATTAAGAAACTTGGACTTACGCCGGCCTTATCTGTACTAGAAGATATTTTTAGCTTCCTTTTAGAACAAGTTTCAAGTTATGCAATGTTTAGTGTAGTAAAAGAAATTATTGACGAGTTGGTTGAGAAGCTTCTAGCAGTTTATTCAAAAATTAGGCCTCTTCTAAGTATTTAGAGGCCAAAATCTTTGTCTATGTATTTAATGAGTTTAAGGTGATTTAGAACAGACTCACGTTTTAGCAATCCTTCATATATAAATGTATTATTGCCAGTTCTATTTATTTGCTTCTTTGCTTTCTTTATTTCTTTTGATGTCCAGTTGCTCTTTAATAAATTCGTAATGCTCTTTGCACATTGTTTTGTTGTACATAATTCATAAATGACAGACTTTGCTGTCTCTAGTCCATGAATAATATTGTAGTTTGGTGCGCTTCTTCCTAAAAGAGATTGCCTGACCACACTTAAGTACTCTTGTTCTAGAGTTGAGTCGTAGATATTATAAAATAAAAATGTTTCTTCTTTGGTTAAGTTCCTTTCTAATGAAGGCCACTGGTAAATTGGAAAACTATAGTTTTCAAACTCTTTTCTATTAAGACCTAAGAGCTTAGAGAGTTTGACCTTTAACTTCTCGGCCTTATCAATTCTGAAAGCTGGATAAGGATTGAGTAATGACCTGGCCATCCATTTGTCTAGCTTGACAGGGACTCTACCTTGGATTCCAACTCTTTTCTTGTGAGGAAAGTTTGCATCTTTTAAAAGTTTAATAACTGCTCCAGCACAATTATTTGAAAAGAATGTGTACTTGCCCATGTTTTCACTTAGAATTCCCTTTACTTCAAGGTTTTTTATTACCAACTCAACTTTCTCTTTATTTTTCACGGAAAGATTCTCATAAGGTGATAATTCATCTTCCATTTTTAGGGCGTAGTAACCATTGGGCTCCATATAAGCATTGAATCTAGTGAAGAGTTTAAATTTTTGATCTTTAAAAAATGCTTGGGCCAGCTCTTGTGCATATTCAAAGTCATTAGAGGTCATATAGTAAATATTTTCACCATTTTCTACACTCCACAGCTCCTGACCTAGATTAAGAATTATTTCATTCTCAGCTAGATTTTTAGATAACTTCTTATAGGCAATTTTATAGGCTTGTCTGTAGAGGGCCTCATTTCTTTGGGTATCATTTTGAAATGGGTTACTTTCTTTTTCGACAATACCAAATGAATACACTCTCTCTTGAAGATCATCTTTAAATTTCATTTCAAAAATTTCGAATCCATTTTCCTTGTAGAGTTCTTGACCTTTTTTTATGGCCTCTTCTTTTGCTACTTTTAAGGCCTCTTCATAAACTCTTTGTTCACCATCTACTATATCTTTCCACCAATTTTGCAGGGTCGCTAATAGGTCTTCTCGCATTGAATTATCAGACGGAATAATATGTCTCTCTAGCGGTCTACCATCGTCTTTAATATATTGTTTGATATATAAGCGCATAGACTTAAAAACAGGAAAGATCGTATACTTTCCTGTAATTCCGCCTACCGTACTCATGTCAGGTCCATCTACATCAGCTACAAAGCTTACAGTGATATCATTACCAGGATCAGAATCACTATCAACGAATCTAAACATTGCATGACCAAATCGGCTTTCGACTCGAATATCTGACTTCTCAGCGATGATTAGTTCGAGTCCTATGATCTGCTTTGCTTCAATTTTCTTTTCTAGTCGCTTAACAAACTTCTTATTTAGCTGGTACATCTCACGGTGAGATTGTGACCATTGTAAGAATGCAATATTGTCATTATCAGATGCCTGAGCAGCTATTACGAATAAAAATAGAAGTGTAATTACTTTCATTGCTCTTTATTATTATAGGCCCCTAGCTTTGACTAGTGAAATGCGAATATAAGTAATAATTTTAGTTAGATAACTTGCCACTTATTAGAAATACAAAGAGCGTAGGTCACATAATTCCAAGCAATTGATCTTGATGAAGAGTTGTGAATCTTTTTAAAACTCTCGATTACTTGCTCTGTTGGGGGCGAATAGGGATAGAAGTCGTTGTAAATACTAAGAAAGTACGAAGTATTAAAAGCATCTGTGCTCACGAGTCCTTTTTTCATGAAGTATTCATTCATTAAAAGCTCATCTGCAGTCATCAGTTTACAAACTTT
Coding sequences within:
- a CDS encoding ParA family protein, whose protein sequence is MGIFFNKQREKSPVGKGKVISFLNQKGGVGKTTMAFNTAHALAQGGAKVLCIDMDPQSNLSYLFNIDVNETGATSIFQLLINSVRELKPLHRAAIWTDVLCREGDIDILPAGQELSGLELTVAGINGARQLILKKFIELNSLKTVYDYIIIDGPPTLGLIVVNILCASDGAIVPFRPDDFSRKGLNHFYEVLEDISDMGVSQIPEVLAHIPNLVDSRRKQESDDLLKIKNSLDEHFGGQAVVTAPFLNKAQLVKSQSQKKSVYDYASKEFLPLQGQFNDMAQIIKDWSKESHSEH
- a CDS encoding DUF4105 domain-containing protein; translation: MKVITLLFLFVIAAQASDNDNIAFLQWSQSHREMYQLNKKFVKRLEKKIEAKQIIGLELIIAEKSDIRVESRFGHAMFRFVDSDSDPGNDITVSFVADVDGPDMSTVGGITGKYTIFPVFKSMRLYIKQYIKDDGRPLERHIIPSDNSMREDLLATLQNWWKDIVDGEQRVYEEALKVAKEEAIKKGQELYKENGFEIFEMKFKDDLQERVYSFGIVEKESNPFQNDTQRNEALYRQAYKIAYKKLSKNLAENEIILNLGQELWSVENGENIYYMTSNDFEYAQELAQAFFKDQKFKLFTRFNAYMEPNGYYALKMEDELSPYENLSVKNKEKVELVIKNLEVKGILSENMGKYTFFSNNCAGAVIKLLKDANFPHKKRVGIQGRVPVKLDKWMARSLLNPYPAFRIDKAEKLKVKLSKLLGLNRKEFENYSFPIYQWPSLERNLTKEETFLFYNIYDSTLEQEYLSVVRQSLLGRSAPNYNIIHGLETAKSVIYELCTTKQCAKSITNLLKSNWTSKEIKKAKKQINRTGNNTFIYEGLLKRESVLNHLKLIKYIDKDFGL